The following proteins are encoded in a genomic region of Longimicrobium sp.:
- a CDS encoding methyltransferase domain-containing protein: MQEREYVLGTGDGELTRLGFQHAVWSGYAAEGWEAAGFGPGQRILDVGCGPGYASFDLARLVGPTGHVHGIDLSARFIRHLQGEIAARGIPNVTAEEGDLTAAPLPPDQFHGAYARWVLCFVADPEAAVRAVARALRPGGAFVVQDYSQYEAVQIAPEDPAFARIFPAVVRAWRERGGDPSVGAALPAMMERCGLRVTHIRPIRRIGRPGTAFWQWPRTFFDNFLPTLVEAGLLSAGELAEFDARWKEWESVPGAFFASPPMVEVVGVKR; encoded by the coding sequence TTGCAAGAACGCGAGTACGTCCTGGGCACCGGCGACGGCGAGCTGACGCGGCTCGGGTTTCAGCACGCGGTGTGGAGCGGGTACGCGGCGGAGGGGTGGGAGGCGGCCGGCTTTGGGCCCGGGCAGCGGATCCTGGACGTGGGGTGCGGGCCCGGATACGCGTCGTTCGACCTGGCGCGCCTCGTGGGGCCGACGGGGCACGTGCACGGGATCGACCTTTCCGCGCGCTTCATCCGCCACCTGCAGGGGGAGATCGCCGCGCGCGGCATCCCCAACGTCACCGCCGAGGAGGGCGACCTCACCGCGGCGCCGCTCCCCCCCGATCAGTTCCACGGGGCGTACGCGCGCTGGGTGCTCTGCTTCGTCGCCGATCCGGAGGCGGCGGTGCGGGCGGTGGCGCGTGCGCTGCGGCCCGGCGGCGCCTTCGTGGTGCAGGACTACTCGCAGTACGAAGCCGTCCAGATCGCCCCCGAAGACCCCGCCTTCGCGCGGATCTTCCCCGCGGTGGTGCGGGCGTGGCGCGAGCGCGGCGGCGATCCCAGCGTGGGCGCCGCGCTCCCCGCGATGATGGAGCGGTGCGGGCTGCGGGTCACGCACATCCGCCCCATCCGCCGCATCGGGCGGCCGGGGACGGCGTTCTGGCAGTGGCCGCGCACCTTCTTCGACAACTTCCTCCCCACGCTGGTAGAGGCGGGTCTGCTGAGCGCGGGCGAGCTGGCGGAGTTCGATGCGAGGTGGAAGGAGTGGGAAAGCGTCCCCGGGGCCTTCTTCGCGTCGCCGCCGATGGTGGAGGTGGTGGGCGTAAAGCGTTGA
- the dtd gene encoding D-aminoacyl-tRNA deacylase, which translates to MRIVLQRVSRARVTVEGRTTGEIGRGLLLLVGFTEGDGEEALAWMADKVVGLRIFPDDEGKMNRSLEEAGGALLVVSQFTLYGDARKGRRPSFVDAARPETAIPLYERFLELLRATGRPVQTGEFGAMMEVELVNDGPVTLVLER; encoded by the coding sequence ATGCGAATCGTCCTCCAGCGCGTGTCGCGCGCCCGCGTCACCGTCGAGGGGCGCACCACCGGCGAAATCGGCCGCGGATTGCTCCTCCTCGTCGGCTTCACGGAGGGCGACGGCGAGGAGGCGCTCGCGTGGATGGCGGACAAGGTGGTCGGGCTGCGCATCTTCCCCGATGACGAAGGGAAGATGAACCGCTCGCTGGAGGAGGCGGGCGGCGCGCTGCTCGTGGTGTCGCAGTTCACGCTGTACGGCGACGCGCGCAAGGGAAGGCGCCCATCGTTCGTGGATGCCGCGCGCCCCGAAACCGCCATCCCGCTGTACGAGCGCTTCCTCGAGCTGCTGCGCGCCACCGGCCGACCGGTGCAGACGGGCGAGTTCGGCGCGATGATGGAGGTGGAGCTGGTCAACGACGGCCCCGTAACCCTGGTCCTGGAACGCTGA
- a CDS encoding Maf family protein has product MSDSPRIVLASQSPRRAELIGRLGLVFDTIPADLDERYRDGETPPEHAERLARDKALHVAAGNPDALVVGSDTIVVVDGDVLGKPRDKAQAVEMLTRLAGREHEVCTGIAVVQGGRVESGLERVRVRFRALDRRTCEEYVATGEPMDKAGAYGIQGFGSALVEGIEGDYFAVMGLPVVHMLKLFERFGWRYAFGELRRG; this is encoded by the coding sequence ATGTCCGACTCACCCCGCATCGTCCTCGCCTCCCAGTCCCCGCGCCGCGCCGAGCTGATCGGGCGGCTGGGGCTCGTCTTCGACACCATCCCCGCCGACCTAGACGAGCGCTACCGCGACGGCGAGACTCCCCCCGAGCACGCCGAGCGCCTGGCCCGCGACAAGGCCCTGCACGTCGCGGCCGGGAACCCGGACGCGCTGGTGGTCGGCTCGGACACCATCGTGGTGGTCGATGGCGACGTGCTCGGCAAACCGCGCGACAAGGCGCAGGCGGTGGAGATGCTGACGCGGCTCGCGGGGCGGGAGCACGAGGTGTGCACCGGGATCGCGGTGGTGCAGGGGGGGCGCGTGGAGAGCGGGCTGGAGCGCGTCCGCGTCCGCTTCCGCGCGCTCGACCGCCGCACCTGCGAGGAGTACGTCGCCACCGGCGAGCCGATGGACAAGGCCGGCGCGTACGGAATCCAGGGCTTCGGCAGCGCGCTGGTGGAGGGGATCGAGGGCGACTACTTCGCCGTCATGGGGCTTCCCGTGGTGCACATGTTGAAGCTGTTCGAGCGCTTCGGCTGGCGCTACGCATTCGGCGAGCTGCGGCGCGGGTAG
- a CDS encoding CPCC family cysteine-rich protein has protein sequence MALSSPACLRGGAGPERFPCPCCGHLVFGVAPGSHEICPVCFWEDDAAQLREPTTRGANAVTLADAQRNFAELGACEPRVAAFVRPPAADEPRDPLWRPVDPTCDIVPAHDQPYYWRTPSSTRAST, from the coding sequence GTGGCGCTGAGCTCGCCCGCCTGCCTGCGCGGCGGGGCCGGCCCGGAGCGGTTCCCCTGCCCCTGCTGCGGACATCTCGTGTTCGGCGTCGCGCCGGGGTCGCACGAGATCTGCCCGGTCTGCTTCTGGGAAGATGACGCCGCGCAACTCCGCGAACCCACGACCCGCGGCGCCAACGCGGTCACCCTGGCGGATGCGCAACGCAACTTCGCGGAACTCGGAGCATGCGAGCCGCGCGTGGCCGCCTTCGTCCGCCCGCCGGCCGCGGACGAGCCACGCGATCCGCTCTGGCGGCCCGTCGACCCGACGTGCGACATCGTTCCGGCGCACGACCAGCCGTACTATTGGCGCACCCCATCCTCCACCCGCGCATCAACATGA
- the glpK gene encoding glycerol kinase GlpK, whose product MAHPILHPRINMILAIDEGTTGVTCLVIDVEGRVRGRGYSEFGQHFPRPGWVEHDAEEIWETTRRVAATAVADADIALEGLAGIGITNQRETIVLWDRATGRPLHRALVWQDGRTADVCRALKDAGREEDVRARTGLVIDPYFSGTKLSWLLDNVPGARRRAEAGELAAGTIDSWLVWKLTGGALHLTDPTNASRTLLYSLDDGAWDPAMLDLFGVPAAVLPQVRASSEVYGTTRGDAFGGEVPIAGIAGDQQAALFGHGCWTAGEGKNTYGTGAFLLVNTGAERVASKHGMLTTAACGPRGERAFALEGSIFIAGAAVQWLRDGLGIVEQAEETDAMARSLESNDGVYFVPAFTGLGAPHWEPRARGTLFGLTRGSTRAHLARAALEAMAYSTADVVEAMQADAGVTLSELRVDGGATSNDWLMQYQADVLGVPVRRPAMVEMTARGAAGLAGLATGVWRTPEELDAARPEETVFTPAADDAARGEWQRGWRRAVGAARAWAATEEES is encoded by the coding sequence TTGGCGCACCCCATCCTCCACCCGCGCATCAACATGATCCTGGCGATCGATGAAGGGACGACCGGCGTCACCTGTCTGGTGATCGACGTGGAGGGGCGGGTGAGGGGGCGTGGATACAGCGAGTTCGGCCAGCACTTTCCGCGGCCGGGATGGGTGGAGCACGATGCGGAGGAGATCTGGGAGACGACGCGCCGCGTCGCCGCCACCGCCGTCGCGGATGCGGATATCGCGCTGGAGGGGCTCGCCGGGATCGGCATCACCAACCAGCGCGAGACGATCGTGCTGTGGGACCGCGCCACCGGCCGCCCTCTCCATCGCGCACTCGTCTGGCAGGACGGCCGCACCGCCGACGTTTGCCGCGCCCTCAAGGATGCCGGCCGCGAGGAGGACGTACGCGCGCGCACGGGGCTGGTGATCGACCCGTACTTCAGCGGCACGAAGCTCTCGTGGCTCCTGGACAACGTCCCCGGCGCGCGCCGCCGCGCCGAGGCGGGGGAGCTGGCCGCGGGGACCATCGACAGCTGGCTGGTGTGGAAGCTCACGGGCGGCGCCCTGCACCTGACCGACCCGACCAACGCCTCGCGCACCCTCCTCTACTCGCTCGACGACGGCGCGTGGGACCCGGCGATGCTCGACCTGTTCGGCGTCCCGGCGGCCGTGCTCCCGCAGGTGCGCGCCTCCAGCGAAGTCTACGGCACCACTCGCGGCGACGCGTTCGGCGGCGAGGTCCCCATCGCGGGGATCGCGGGAGACCAGCAGGCGGCGCTCTTTGGGCACGGCTGCTGGACGGCGGGGGAGGGGAAGAACACCTACGGCACGGGCGCCTTCCTCCTGGTGAACACCGGCGCCGAGCGCGTGGCGTCGAAGCACGGGATGCTGACCACCGCCGCCTGCGGACCGCGCGGCGAGCGCGCCTTCGCGCTGGAGGGCTCCATCTTCATCGCGGGCGCCGCCGTGCAGTGGCTCCGCGACGGCCTCGGCATCGTGGAGCAGGCCGAGGAGACGGACGCGATGGCCCGCTCGCTGGAGAGCAACGACGGGGTGTACTTCGTCCCGGCGTTCACGGGGCTGGGCGCGCCGCACTGGGAGCCACGGGCGCGGGGGACGCTCTTTGGCCTCACGCGCGGGAGCACGCGGGCGCACCTGGCGCGCGCCGCCCTCGAGGCGATGGCCTACTCCACCGCCGACGTGGTGGAGGCGATGCAGGCCGACGCCGGCGTCACCCTCTCCGAGCTGCGGGTGGACGGCGGCGCCACATCGAACGACTGGCTGATGCAGTACCAGGCGGACGTGCTGGGCGTGCCCGTGCGCCGCCCCGCGATGGTGGAGATGACGGCGCGCGGCGCGGCGGGGCTCGCGGGGTTGGCGACGGGCGTGTGGCGCACGCCGGAGGAGCTGGATGCGGCGCGCCCCGAGGAAACGGTATTCACCCCCGCCGCGGACGACGCCGCGCGTGGGGAATGGCAGCGCGGATGGCGCCGGGCGGTGGGCGCGGCGCGCGCGTGGGCCGCAACGGAGGAGGAATCGTGA
- a CDS encoding carboxypeptidase-like regulatory domain-containing protein, translating to MLRTMALVLACSAIPAALASQTVAGTLVAADRGAPLAGATVSLLDEGGRAVAAASSRANGGFTLTAPAAGRYRVRAERVGHASTLSAPISLAAGETFTLRLEAGGRGVQLEGIKVVAGDRGCVVNPRAGARTAAVWEEARKVLSATRLSETSAGTLYTVRRFRRELDASTSMTRAAQEDTTRGMSLDPFRSLPPEELAREGYVRREGRENVFFAPDAQVLLSDEFLNGHCFRVVPGSGEAAGMIGLAFEPVRGRRLPDVQGTLWLDPASAELRFMEFTYTRLDEISVDDSWGGTVEFDQTDAGTWIVNRWKLRLPVVGRMVNPRGRSVADAPVGVVSISEVGAEVLGVGATTATGVVAGTVFDSTRAAPLAGAVVRLAGTGHSATTDASGAFRISEVPVGRYEVEFTHPRADSLQWKPDAAQVAVAGYESAVHLSLPRRAAPAVVAARDSLRVVQLEGVTATAAAQARILSRLGFYERKERGIGTYLTGDEFRDKGRGRITDHITGTRRIFATPAGPDGIIFIQNRGGGRCWVPVFLDARQVPARELNRLRREDIVAVEIYEGTDVPGEFNIAMHYNSAGRRRACGAIVVWTTLAR from the coding sequence ATGCTACGTACGATGGCGCTTGTCCTCGCCTGTTCCGCGATCCCGGCGGCGCTGGCGTCCCAGACGGTAGCGGGGACGCTGGTGGCGGCGGACCGGGGGGCGCCGCTCGCCGGGGCCACCGTTTCGCTGCTCGACGAAGGGGGGCGGGCGGTGGCGGCCGCGTCGAGCCGGGCGAACGGGGGCTTCACGCTGACCGCGCCCGCCGCGGGACGGTACCGGGTGCGCGCGGAACGAGTCGGCCACGCTTCCACGCTCTCCGCGCCGATCTCGCTGGCGGCGGGGGAAACGTTCACGCTGCGGCTGGAAGCAGGGGGCCGGGGGGTGCAGCTCGAGGGAATCAAGGTGGTCGCGGGCGACCGCGGCTGCGTGGTGAACCCGCGCGCCGGGGCGCGAACCGCCGCCGTTTGGGAGGAGGCCCGCAAGGTACTCTCCGCCACCCGCCTGTCGGAAACGAGCGCGGGCACCCTCTACACCGTCCGCCGCTTCCGCCGCGAGCTGGACGCCTCCACTTCGATGACGCGCGCCGCGCAGGAGGACACCACGCGCGGCATGAGCCTCGACCCCTTCCGCAGCCTCCCGCCGGAGGAGCTGGCGCGCGAGGGGTACGTGCGGCGCGAGGGGCGGGAGAACGTGTTCTTTGCGCCCGACGCGCAGGTCCTCCTCTCCGACGAGTTCCTGAACGGCCACTGCTTCCGCGTGGTGCCGGGGAGCGGCGAGGCGGCGGGGATGATCGGGCTGGCGTTCGAGCCGGTGCGCGGGAGGCGCCTCCCCGACGTGCAGGGCACCCTGTGGCTGGACCCGGCCAGCGCCGAGCTGCGCTTCATGGAGTTCACCTACACGCGCCTCGACGAGATCTCCGTTGACGACAGCTGGGGCGGCACCGTGGAGTTCGACCAGACGGACGCGGGGACGTGGATCGTCAACCGGTGGAAGCTGCGGCTCCCCGTGGTGGGACGGATGGTGAATCCCAGGGGGCGGAGCGTGGCGGATGCGCCGGTGGGGGTCGTCTCGATCTCGGAGGTGGGGGCGGAGGTCCTGGGGGTCGGAGCGACGACCGCGACCGGGGTGGTGGCGGGCACGGTCTTCGACAGCACCCGCGCCGCGCCGCTCGCCGGCGCCGTGGTGAGGCTGGCCGGCACGGGTCACTCCGCGACGACCGACGCGTCCGGAGCGTTCCGCATCAGCGAGGTGCCGGTGGGGCGCTACGAGGTGGAGTTCACGCACCCGCGCGCGGACTCGCTGCAGTGGAAGCCCGACGCCGCACAGGTGGCGGTGGCGGGCTATGAGAGCGCCGTGCACCTGTCGCTTCCGCGGCGCGCGGCGCCCGCCGTGGTCGCCGCCCGCGACTCTCTGCGCGTGGTGCAGCTGGAAGGCGTGACGGCTACGGCGGCGGCGCAGGCGCGCATCCTCTCGCGGCTCGGCTTCTACGAGCGCAAGGAGCGCGGCATCGGAACGTACCTGACGGGCGACGAGTTCCGCGACAAGGGCCGCGGGCGGATCACGGACCACATCACCGGCACGCGGCGGATCTTTGCCACCCCGGCCGGCCCCGACGGGATCATATTCATCCAGAACAGGGGCGGGGGCAGGTGCTGGGTGCCGGTGTTCCTGGACGCGCGGCAGGTGCCGGCGCGGGAGCTGAACCGGTTGCGGCGCGAGGACATCGTGGCCGTGGAGATCTACGAGGGCACCGACGTCCCCGGCGAGTTCAACATCGCCATGCACTACAACAGCGCGGGGCGGCGGCGCGCGTGCGGGGCCATCGTGGTGTGGACGACGCTGGCGCGGTAG
- a CDS encoding SurA N-terminal domain-containing protein: MMEFIRSKAGKFIIFPTVVFFLLFMVWGIIAETGQTAPNELGSVNGEPITVQAYQNALETLTRQAQEGGATRMTPEEQRQIRERAWDELVTDALLRQEMERRGINVTDGEIVLAARSFPHPQISQQEIFQTNGQFDIRKYQSFLASPQASDELLAQIEGYYRAMLPRMKLQRQLAAGARVTEAELWRAFQDQNERATVEYVSLDLAKLAPGQVNVTDAEVRDFFRDNPDRFERPRTARLTVAYIAKTLTDADKQAAVQNALRIRQELVGGGDFAAVAARESQDPGSAQKGGDLGTFGRGQMVGAFDSAAFSLPVGEISQPVETQFGLHLIQVQERTGDQVKARHILLPIGKSEAELAKLDVRADSLRTLAERSGMNLAARAVGATVRRGVTVTESLPVIPGVGPAQDALDWAANPGESDGKPVMSDVFENDNALYVLQLESYAPKGRMTLAEATPQIRRDLIVRKKRAQARVAGEKMVAEVRAGRSLAQVAAGRGLTVGVAGPFARVEPNPILGQANAAIGAAFGTPVGQVSSVVETPTGLFIIRPTQRVPADRKAWEAQKEQQRASVSYQMQQGTIERWLQSARRNAEIVDNRETLGVS, translated from the coding sequence ATGATGGAGTTCATCCGCAGCAAGGCCGGAAAGTTCATCATCTTTCCCACCGTCGTCTTCTTTCTCCTCTTCATGGTCTGGGGGATCATCGCCGAGACCGGCCAGACCGCGCCCAACGAGCTGGGGAGCGTGAACGGGGAGCCGATCACGGTGCAGGCGTACCAGAACGCGCTGGAGACGCTCACCCGGCAGGCGCAGGAGGGCGGCGCCACGCGCATGACGCCGGAGGAGCAGCGCCAGATCCGCGAGCGCGCCTGGGACGAGCTGGTGACCGATGCCCTGCTGCGCCAGGAGATGGAGCGCCGCGGAATCAACGTGACGGACGGCGAGATCGTGCTGGCCGCCCGCTCGTTCCCGCACCCGCAGATCTCGCAGCAGGAGATCTTCCAGACGAACGGGCAGTTCGACATCCGCAAGTACCAGTCGTTCCTGGCCAGCCCGCAGGCGAGCGACGAGCTGCTGGCGCAGATCGAGGGCTACTACCGCGCCATGCTGCCGCGCATGAAGCTCCAGCGGCAGCTCGCCGCGGGAGCGCGGGTTACGGAGGCGGAGCTTTGGCGCGCCTTCCAGGACCAGAACGAGCGCGCCACCGTCGAGTACGTGTCGCTCGACCTGGCGAAGCTGGCGCCCGGCCAGGTGAACGTGACCGACGCCGAGGTGCGCGACTTCTTCCGCGACAACCCGGACCGCTTCGAGCGTCCGCGCACGGCGCGGCTGACGGTGGCGTACATCGCCAAGACGCTGACCGACGCGGACAAGCAGGCGGCGGTGCAGAACGCGCTGCGCATCCGCCAGGAGCTGGTGGGCGGCGGCGACTTCGCGGCGGTGGCGGCGCGAGAGAGCCAGGACCCCGGCAGCGCCCAGAAGGGCGGCGACCTGGGGACCTTTGGGCGCGGGCAGATGGTGGGCGCGTTCGACTCGGCCGCCTTCTCCCTCCCGGTGGGCGAGATCTCGCAGCCGGTGGAGACCCAGTTCGGGCTGCACCTGATCCAGGTGCAGGAGCGCACGGGCGACCAGGTGAAGGCGCGCCACATCCTCCTCCCCATCGGCAAGTCCGAGGCGGAGCTGGCCAAGCTGGACGTGCGGGCGGACTCGCTGCGCACCCTGGCGGAGCGCTCCGGGATGAACCTCGCGGCGCGCGCCGTGGGCGCCACTGTGCGCCGCGGCGTCACGGTGACCGAGTCGCTCCCGGTGATCCCCGGCGTGGGCCCGGCGCAGGACGCGCTGGACTGGGCCGCCAACCCCGGCGAGAGCGACGGCAAGCCGGTGATGAGCGACGTCTTCGAGAACGACAACGCGCTGTACGTGCTCCAGCTGGAGAGCTACGCCCCCAAGGGCCGCATGACGCTGGCCGAGGCGACTCCGCAGATCCGCCGCGACCTGATCGTGCGGAAGAAGCGCGCGCAGGCCCGCGTGGCCGGCGAGAAGATGGTGGCCGAGGTGCGCGCCGGGCGCTCGCTGGCGCAGGTGGCGGCGGGGCGCGGGCTGACGGTGGGCGTGGCCGGGCCCTTTGCCCGCGTGGAGCCGAACCCCATCCTGGGGCAGGCCAACGCGGCGATCGGCGCGGCGTTCGGCACCCCGGTGGGCCAGGTGAGCAGCGTGGTGGAGACGCCGACCGGGCTCTTCATCATCCGCCCCACCCAGCGCGTGCCCGCCGACCGCAAGGCGTGGGAGGCGCAGAAGGAGCAGCAGCGCGCCAGCGTGAGCTACCAGATGCAGCAGGGCACCATCGAGCGCTGGCTGCAGAGCGCCCGCCGCAACGCCGAGATCGTGGACAACCGGGAGACGCTCGGCGTTTCCTGA
- a CDS encoding tetratricopeptide repeat protein: MPDISPELAARIEQLRSSHDGNPSRFFMPLASAYREAGDLARAEELLRENLKRHPGYLSAHVLLGRCLADRGATEEARNEFGYVLSIDPQNLIALRTLGEMAASGGDQAEARRWYGELLAVDPMSAEARQALDSLDSAPAAAAAPDPSGGWDPFEHGGVASPEAVDSSFGEPAPAYGETRIDDGSFDEPELMDAPGFDVPATLEPSPELGFGGISLPPPAAAEEPAADLSGWGDVSLDEPFESPPAAAAPDALDFGTVDLTDDWSSAPAEPHPAADAGWNSFNDAPDEPVELRSFHDEDAVGEDEVEMVTETMAELYYRQGFVDRAADVYRELVARRGHEPALIGRLAELETELRNPAADKPAPASVQEEEAAPSWLDAVDAAMTGNAPPPLPGMSFADEPGTPPPLPMMSFAHDEPASDFIGAQGGETSADTFAESFANGFGGPAAETAPAEEAAPAYAAPFDAERDAWMPPTVEPTAPIEDAAFEMEPAFAAEPVTAQTDAEQGTEGSESVAAYLWSILSWRPGATASPAYESYATDVEPAAPAPLEYNPPDIEPEAGAPPPAEPWDDVTLGAAEEQPPLDEPWMADGAVESELTSANDEDEPWAVPAAPTEDILPPDDTAGAIDELPWLALDEPVAASEPDADQFAPPVEDFAPAGTEGAGDAADEPMPWEMALDLPPAAAEAAPAPAPAEPVGGFSFEDFFSEPAPAPAPPPAPAPQPAAPAAPAADAAADDDEDLESFQAWLQSLKR; the protein is encoded by the coding sequence ATGCCCGACATCTCGCCCGAGCTTGCCGCCCGGATCGAGCAGCTGAGGAGCAGCCACGACGGCAACCCGTCGCGCTTCTTCATGCCGCTCGCTTCCGCGTACCGCGAAGCGGGCGATCTGGCGAGGGCGGAGGAGCTGCTGCGCGAGAACCTCAAGCGGCACCCGGGCTACCTGAGCGCGCACGTCCTGCTGGGGCGCTGCCTGGCGGACCGTGGGGCCACGGAGGAGGCGCGCAACGAGTTCGGCTACGTCCTTTCCATCGACCCGCAGAACCTGATCGCCCTGCGCACGCTGGGCGAGATGGCCGCTTCCGGGGGGGACCAGGCCGAGGCGCGCCGCTGGTACGGCGAGCTGCTGGCGGTCGATCCGATGAGCGCGGAGGCGCGGCAGGCGCTCGATTCACTCGACTCCGCCCCCGCCGCGGCCGCCGCTCCCGATCCATCGGGTGGATGGGACCCGTTCGAGCACGGCGGAGTCGCCTCGCCCGAGGCGGTGGATTCGTCGTTCGGCGAGCCCGCGCCGGCGTACGGCGAGACGCGCATCGACGACGGCTCGTTCGACGAGCCGGAGCTGATGGACGCGCCGGGCTTCGACGTGCCCGCCACGCTGGAGCCGTCGCCGGAGCTGGGCTTCGGCGGCATCAGCCTCCCGCCGCCGGCCGCCGCGGAGGAGCCCGCCGCCGACCTGTCCGGCTGGGGCGACGTGAGCCTGGACGAGCCGTTCGAGTCCCCCCCCGCCGCCGCGGCGCCGGACGCGCTCGACTTCGGCACGGTGGATCTGACGGACGACTGGAGCAGCGCGCCCGCCGAGCCACACCCCGCCGCCGACGCCGGGTGGAACTCCTTCAACGACGCGCCGGACGAGCCGGTGGAGCTGCGCTCCTTCCACGACGAGGACGCCGTCGGCGAGGACGAGGTGGAGATGGTCACCGAGACGATGGCGGAGCTGTACTACCGCCAGGGCTTCGTGGACCGCGCCGCCGACGTGTACCGCGAGCTGGTGGCGCGCCGCGGCCATGAGCCCGCCCTCATCGGCCGCCTCGCCGAGCTGGAGACGGAGCTCCGCAACCCCGCCGCCGACAAGCCCGCGCCCGCCTCGGTCCAGGAGGAGGAAGCCGCGCCGTCGTGGCTGGACGCGGTGGACGCCGCGATGACCGGCAACGCCCCGCCGCCGCTCCCCGGGATGAGCTTCGCCGATGAGCCCGGCACCCCGCCGCCGCTCCCCATGATGAGCTTCGCGCACGACGAGCCGGCCAGCGACTTCATCGGCGCGCAGGGCGGCGAAACGTCTGCCGACACCTTTGCCGAGTCGTTCGCGAACGGGTTCGGTGGACCCGCGGCGGAGACGGCGCCCGCGGAGGAAGCCGCGCCCGCCTACGCCGCGCCCTTTGACGCCGAGCGCGACGCCTGGATGCCGCCGACCGTGGAGCCCACCGCCCCCATCGAGGACGCCGCATTCGAGATGGAGCCCGCCTTTGCCGCGGAGCCCGTCACTGCCCAGACGGATGCGGAGCAGGGGACGGAAGGAAGCGAGTCGGTGGCGGCGTACCTCTGGTCGATCCTCTCCTGGCGCCCGGGCGCGACTGCCAGCCCCGCGTACGAGTCGTACGCCACGGACGTGGAGCCGGCCGCGCCCGCCCCGCTCGAGTACAACCCGCCCGACATCGAGCCCGAAGCGGGCGCGCCGCCCCCCGCCGAGCCGTGGGATGACGTGACGCTGGGCGCCGCCGAGGAGCAGCCGCCGCTGGACGAGCCCTGGATGGCGGATGGGGCCGTCGAGTCGGAGCTCACCTCGGCCAACGACGAGGACGAGCCGTGGGCGGTCCCGGCCGCGCCCACCGAGGACATCCTCCCGCCGGACGACACGGCGGGGGCGATCGACGAGCTTCCGTGGCTGGCGCTGGACGAGCCGGTGGCCGCTTCGGAGCCGGACGCGGATCAGTTCGCGCCGCCTGTGGAAGATTTCGCGCCCGCGGGAACGGAAGGTGCCGGGGACGCGGCGGACGAGCCGATGCCGTGGGAGATGGCGCTGGACCTTCCGCCGGCGGCCGCGGAGGCCGCGCCGGCCCCGGCACCCGCGGAGCCGGTGGGTGGGTTCTCGTTCGAGGACTTCTTCTCGGAGCCGGCCCCCGCGCCCGCGCCGCCGCCGGCCCCCGCACCGCAGCCCGCGGCCCCGGCGGCACCGGCCGCCGACGCGGCGGCGGACGACGACGAGGACTTGGAGAGCTTCCAGGCGTGGCTGCAGAGCCTCAAGCGTTGA
- the aroQ gene encoding type II 3-dehydroquinate dehydratase: protein MRIGVVHGPNLNLLGTREPALYGSATLDDVNAGVASLASELGVGVEFFQSNHEGALVDHVQEAAGRVGGFVVNAGAYTHTSIALRDALAGVARPYVEVHLSNVFARERFRHRSYLAAGAVGIVSGFGAESYRLGLRALVELLENEQKS, encoded by the coding sequence TTGAGGATCGGGGTCGTCCACGGCCCCAACCTCAACCTCCTGGGCACGCGCGAGCCCGCGCTGTACGGGAGCGCGACGCTGGACGACGTGAACGCCGGAGTGGCGTCGCTGGCCTCCGAGCTGGGCGTGGGAGTGGAGTTCTTTCAATCCAACCACGAGGGCGCGCTGGTGGACCACGTGCAGGAGGCGGCAGGGCGCGTGGGCGGGTTCGTGGTGAACGCGGGCGCCTACACGCACACCAGCATCGCGCTGCGCGACGCGCTGGCGGGAGTGGCGCGTCCTTACGTGGAGGTGCATCTTAGCAACGTCTTCGCCCGCGAGCGCTTCCGGCACCGCTCGTATCTCGCCGCCGGCGCCGTCGGCATCGTCTCCGGCTTCGGCGCGGAGAGCTACCGGCTGGGGCTGCGGGCGCTGGTGGAGCTTTTGGAGAACGAACAGAAGTCCTAA
- the efp gene encoding elongation factor P, whose protein sequence is MATTADFRNGMVISMDGVLWSILWFQHHKPGKGNTVVRSKLKNVLTGNVLEKTFRAGERIEEVRLEHRPIQYSYNDGEFYYFMDQQTYDQIPIAAAVLGEDQLKYLKEGMECDGLVHGENVIAVELPFFVTLQVTQTDPGVRGDTATGGTKPATLETGAVVQVPLFLNEGDLIRVDRREDKYIERAK, encoded by the coding sequence GTGGCAACGACGGCCGATTTCCGCAACGGGATGGTCATCAGCATGGATGGCGTGCTGTGGAGCATCCTCTGGTTCCAGCACCACAAGCCCGGCAAGGGGAACACCGTGGTGCGCAGCAAGCTCAAGAACGTCCTCACCGGCAACGTGCTGGAGAAGACGTTCCGCGCGGGCGAGCGCATCGAGGAGGTGCGGCTCGAGCACCGGCCGATCCAGTACTCGTACAACGACGGCGAGTTCTACTACTTCATGGACCAGCAGACCTACGACCAGATCCCGATCGCGGCGGCGGTGCTGGGCGAGGACCAGCTCAAGTACCTCAAGGAAGGGATGGAGTGCGACGGGCTGGTGCACGGCGAGAACGTGATCGCCGTGGAGCTGCCGTTCTTTGTGACTCTGCAGGTTACGCAGACGGACCCGGGCGTGCGCGGCGACACCGCCACCGGGGGCACCAAGCCCGCCACGCTGGAGACCGGCGCCGTGGTGCAGGTGCCGCTCTTCCTCAACGAGGGCGACCTCATTCGCGTCGACCGGCGCGAAGACAAGTACATCGAGCGCGCGAAATGA